A region from the Phaenicophaeus curvirostris isolate KB17595 chromosome 28, BPBGC_Pcur_1.0, whole genome shotgun sequence genome encodes:
- the TMEM221 gene encoding transmembrane protein 221, whose translation MPPAYPQRALWVLLLFGTLAAAMSLLASSLIFQLPAGRGGAGGGPGPGGGPGALPEPVAAALLPVSAVLAALCLVLNVSCLLLCLLHGYLSTELCRGQPGSHRADWFLLDSRMVRHAAIGLFCCGVSVYLTALAIYMLLLFELEAGIASACILSSGVIVLLITVTHALVRASQVSRRSCSEVSHTLYENDSAQHGESSTSDLNNKNVAAPRPEIHREFSFPPFLERKSQLGSPASSNLTSSGSPGLHSEKESYNLPRTHRTLSAESALLHAQGKPWNGVTEEMRNVLARKPGASGKDSTLV comes from the exons ATGCCCCCCGCTTACCCTCAGCGGGCTctgtgggtgctgctgctgttcgGGACTCTGGCCGCTGCCATGTCCCTGCTCGCCTCCAGCCTCATCTTCCAGCTGCCGGCGGGCCGggggggtgccggggggggtcccggtcccggggggggtcccggggcgcTGCCCGAGCCGGTGGCCGCCGCGCTGCTGCCGGTCTCGGCCGTGCTGGCCGCGCTCTGCCTGGTGCTCAACGTgagctgcctcctgctctgcctcctcCACGGCTACCTGAGCACCGAGCTCTGCCGGGGGCAGCCCGGCTCCCACCG GGCAGACTGGTTCCTTCTGGACAGCCGGATGGTTCGCCACGCTGCCATCGGCTTGTTTTGCTGCGGGGTCTCAGTTTACCTAACAG CTCTCGCTATCTAcatgctgctgctctttgaaCTGGAAGCCGGCATTGCCAGCGCTTGTATCCTCTCCTCCGGCGTCATCGTCCTGCTGATCACGGTGACGCACGCCCTGGTACGCGCTTCCCAGGTTTCGCGCcgcagctgctctgaggtctctcACACCCTGTACGAGAACGACTCCGCCCAGCACGGCGAATCCTCCACCAGCGATCTGAACAACAAGAATGTGGCTGCACCCCGGCCCGAGATCCACCGGgaattttccttccctcctttcctggAGCGCAAATCCCAGCTGGGCTCTCCAGCCAGCAGCAACCTCACTTCCTCAGGCAGCCCTGGGCTTCATTCCGAGAAGGAGAGCTACAACCTGCCCCGGACACACCGGACGCTGTCGGCAGAGTCAGCCCTGCTGCATGCACAGGGAAAGCCCTGGAATGGTGTCACGGAGGAGATGAGGAACGTGCTGGCACGCAAACCCGGAGCCTCGGGCAAGGACTCAACCCTGGTGTGA
- the BORCS8 gene encoding BLOC-1-related complex subunit 8: MEEPEMQLKVKKVTDKFTESMYVLANEPSVALYRLQEHVRRSLPELAQHKSDMQNWEEQSQGAIYTVEYACSAIKNMTDSTVYFKSIDSLLKHAIALKDQLNAAQGRSTVAPQAKNPPASS; the protein is encoded by the exons ATGGAGGAGCCCGAGATGCAGCTGAAGGTGAAGAAAG TTACGGACAAATTCACGGAGAGCATGTACGTCCTGGCCAATGAGCCCTCCGTGGCCCTGTACCGGCTCCAGGAGCACGTGCGGAGATCCCTTCCGGAGCTCGCGCAGCACAAA tccGACATGCAGAACTGGGAGGAGCAAAGCCAAGGTGCCATCTACACCGTGGAGTACGCCTGCAG TGCCATAAAGAACATGACTGACAGCACCGTCTACTTCAAGAGCATTGACAGTCTGCTCAAACACGCCATAGCCCTGAAGGATCAGCTGAACGCTGCACAGGGACGCAG CACTGTTGCTCCACAAGCCAAGAATCCTCCAGCTAGTTCCTGA